In Ensifer canadensis, a genomic segment contains:
- a CDS encoding AAA family ATPase codes for MLLRSMFAENYRSLKSIRMDLTGVNLFIGENGVGKSNLYRALQLVQAAVRGNLAHEIAKEGGMSSALWSGRRRADKPARIRLETELMDEERAITFRYRIEAGLRPPKAAAGFAYEPQVKEEELSVETGRRPVTMMKRAGPGIFVRGDRGRMEDYPEQALQSETAIALLGDAGHYPEIGTFRRAVDQWRFFHGFRTDRDSPLRLPCLAVTAPTLDEDGTNMAAVFATLRHTREDTVDLDRAIADAFGGAYLDVPHPGQFAEFSLVFPDFPQRPFSTRELSDGQMRFLALAAALLSYRRPPFIALNEPETSLHPDMLPALADMIASASRDSQIWIVTHSERLADAIRERCGVRARRVIRKDSATWIDGMRLTGLMDDDDA; via the coding sequence ATGCTGCTTCGTTCGATGTTCGCCGAAAATTACCGTTCCCTGAAGTCGATCCGCATGGATCTGACCGGTGTCAATTTGTTTATCGGCGAGAACGGCGTCGGCAAATCCAATCTCTATCGCGCGCTGCAACTGGTGCAGGCGGCTGTGCGCGGCAACCTTGCCCATGAGATCGCCAAGGAGGGCGGCATGTCGTCCGCACTTTGGAGCGGTCGGCGACGGGCCGACAAACCGGCGCGCATCCGGCTCGAGACGGAGTTGATGGACGAGGAGCGGGCCATCACCTTCCGCTACAGGATCGAAGCCGGCTTGCGTCCGCCAAAGGCGGCGGCAGGATTTGCCTATGAACCGCAGGTCAAGGAAGAAGAGCTGAGCGTCGAGACCGGACGACGTCCGGTGACGATGATGAAGCGCGCCGGTCCCGGCATCTTCGTGCGCGGCGACCGCGGGCGGATGGAGGACTATCCCGAGCAGGCGCTGCAATCGGAGACGGCCATCGCGCTGTTGGGCGATGCCGGGCACTATCCCGAGATCGGCACCTTCCGCCGGGCCGTCGATCAGTGGCGGTTCTTCCACGGCTTCCGCACCGATCGCGATTCACCCCTGCGCCTGCCGTGCCTTGCGGTCACCGCGCCGACGCTGGACGAGGACGGTACCAACATGGCGGCGGTCTTTGCGACACTGCGCCATACCCGCGAGGACACCGTCGATCTCGACCGCGCCATCGCCGATGCCTTCGGCGGCGCCTATCTGGACGTGCCGCATCCGGGTCAGTTTGCTGAATTCTCGCTGGTCTTTCCCGATTTCCCGCAGCGGCCGTTTTCGACGCGTGAGCTGTCTGACGGGCAGATGCGGTTTCTGGCGCTTGCGGCAGCGTTGCTTTCCTATCGCCGTCCGCCCTTCATCGCGCTCAACGAGCCGGAAACCAGCCTGCATCCGGATATGCTGCCGGCGCTCGCCGACATGATCGCCAGTGCTTCGCGCGACAGCCAGATCTGGATCGTCACCCATTCGGAGCGTCTGGCCGATGCCATCCGCGAGCGTTGCGGCGTTCGCGCCCGCCGGGTGATCCGCAAGGACAGCGCCACCTGGATCGACGGCATGCGGCTCACCGGCCTGATGGACGACGATGACGCATAA
- a CDS encoding GNAT family N-acetyltransferase, producing the protein MAGRDSVNGFAHFAEVIALVSQGQPGHIVDTLIAERGQRIVRSPMWPVIRPFLYTLLNYRKALEFADAVANVPGFHAFEHLSLLLSLDVRVDRAERIPAKGGFLLVSNHPTGIADGIAVFDLLKTRRPDMMFFANRDAIRVNPRFVEMVIPVEWREEHKSKLKARETLQVTNRAIGEGKATVLFPSGRIAYWADGRLNERPWKTSAVGFARKYGLPILPVHMSARNSGLFYWFAKWSTELRDMTVFHELLNKKGDLFDFRIGNLIAPEALDGDAVDVTKALERHTVSELARDADAVFRPMVRASVAC; encoded by the coding sequence ATGGCGGGACGGGATTCGGTGAACGGATTCGCGCATTTTGCTGAAGTGATCGCCCTGGTCTCGCAAGGGCAGCCCGGCCACATCGTCGATACACTCATTGCCGAACGCGGCCAGAGGATCGTCAGGAGCCCGATGTGGCCCGTTATCCGGCCCTTTCTCTACACGCTTCTGAACTACCGAAAGGCGCTGGAATTCGCCGACGCCGTGGCCAACGTGCCGGGCTTCCATGCCTTCGAGCATCTGAGTTTGCTTCTCTCACTCGACGTGCGTGTCGATAGGGCCGAGCGCATTCCTGCCAAGGGCGGGTTCCTGCTGGTCAGCAATCATCCGACCGGGATTGCCGACGGCATCGCCGTCTTCGATCTCCTGAAGACGCGGCGGCCGGACATGATGTTCTTCGCCAACCGCGACGCGATCCGCGTCAACCCGCGTTTCGTTGAGATGGTCATTCCGGTCGAATGGCGCGAAGAGCACAAGAGCAAGCTCAAGGCCCGTGAAACGCTGCAGGTGACCAACCGAGCGATCGGCGAGGGCAAGGCGACGGTGCTGTTTCCCTCCGGCCGCATCGCCTACTGGGCCGATGGCCGTCTCAACGAGCGGCCGTGGAAGACGTCGGCGGTCGGCTTTGCGCGCAAATACGGCCTGCCGATCCTGCCGGTTCATATGAGCGCGCGCAACTCCGGCCTGTTCTACTGGTTTGCCAAGTGGTCGACCGAACTGCGCGACATGACGGTGTTCCACGAGTTGCTCAACAAGAAGGGTGACCTCTTCGATTTCCGCATCGGCAACCTCATTGCGCCAGAGGCGCTGGACGGGGACGCTGTCGACGTGACGAAGGCACTGGAACGTCACACGGTGTCCGAACTGGCGCGCGACGCCGATGCGGTGTTTCGGCCGATGGTGCGCGCTTCCGTTGCCTGCTGA
- a CDS encoding tyrosine recombinase XerC has product MNELLVIGHPDLLAERQRWLQGLLQERRLSDNTVDAYERDTRQFLTFLTGHLAGPPRLSDISTLRPADLRGFLAQRRKGGAGARTLGRGLAGLRSFLRYLERIGLANAAGAAAVRSPKQPKSLPKPLTDREALNVVTTDAQLAEEPWVAARNAAVLTLLYGCGLRISEALDLTPGDFAGTPSSLRVTGKGGKTRIVPLMAVARDAVATYLKLCPYHAGAGEPMFRGTRGAKLQPAIIQREMQKLRGALGLPDTATPHALRHSFATHLLAGGGDLRTIQELLGHASLSTTQVYTGVDSTRLLEIYDRAHPRA; this is encoded by the coding sequence ATGAACGAGCTGCTCGTCATCGGCCATCCAGACCTGCTTGCAGAGCGCCAGAGATGGCTGCAAGGGCTCTTGCAGGAGCGCCGCCTGTCCGACAATACCGTCGACGCCTATGAGCGCGACACGCGACAATTCCTCACATTCCTCACCGGCCATCTCGCCGGCCCGCCCCGTCTTTCAGACATCAGCACATTGCGGCCGGCCGACCTTCGCGGCTTTCTCGCCCAGCGTCGCAAGGGCGGTGCGGGCGCGCGCACGCTCGGCCGGGGCCTAGCCGGCCTGCGCTCCTTTCTGCGCTATCTCGAACGCATCGGACTTGCCAATGCCGCCGGTGCCGCGGCCGTCCGTTCGCCGAAGCAGCCGAAATCGCTGCCTAAGCCGCTGACGGACCGCGAGGCACTCAATGTCGTCACGACGGACGCGCAGCTTGCCGAAGAGCCGTGGGTGGCCGCGCGCAACGCCGCCGTGCTGACGCTGCTCTACGGCTGCGGCTTGCGCATTTCCGAGGCGCTCGATCTGACGCCGGGCGATTTCGCCGGCACGCCATCCTCGCTGCGCGTCACCGGCAAGGGCGGCAAGACCCGCATCGTGCCGCTCATGGCTGTGGCGCGCGACGCGGTCGCGACCTATCTCAAGCTCTGCCCCTACCATGCCGGCGCCGGCGAGCCGATGTTCCGCGGCACGCGCGGGGCGAAACTTCAGCCGGCCATCATCCAGCGCGAGATGCAGAAGCTGCGCGGCGCCCTCGGCCTGCCCGACACGGCCACGCCGCATGCGCTGCGCCACTCCTTCGCCACGCATCTGCTGGCCGGCGGCGGCGATCTCAGAACCATCCAGGAACTGCTGGGCCACGCCAGCCTGTCAACGACACAGGTCTATACCGGCGTCGACTCGACGCGGCTGCTGGAGATCTACGACCGGGCTCATCCGCGCGCCTGA
- a CDS encoding TraB/GumN family protein has protein sequence MYSIAKPARNLAARAADMALWLIALIHLLLAASLIAMVASISQAHAATEAICGGTNIITGLEKTDPAKLARLKAEADAIPNGKGIFWKIEKDGIAPSWLLGTMHVTDPRVLAMPTGAADAFATASTVIIESDEIIDEKKSAAAILMRPDLTMFADNKTINDFLNPEDRERLERGLKERGIPLTLVAKMKPWMIASFVALPACEMTRKAAGASFLDKKLAEDAVSHGKTLKGLETLIEQLAAMDSLPTELHLRALIETLALGKTIDDVLATTTDLYLSGDTGMIMPMMKAVSEDVASEDASYADFEQRIIIDRNKTMATRAEPILGNGNAFMAVGALHLAGDEGLVELLKRQGFSVTRAN, from the coding sequence ATGTATTCGATCGCCAAGCCCGCCCGTAACCTCGCGGCCAGGGCCGCCGATATGGCCCTCTGGCTGATCGCGCTTATCCATCTGCTGCTCGCGGCCAGCCTCATTGCGATGGTCGCCTCGATCTCGCAGGCGCACGCCGCGACCGAAGCCATCTGCGGCGGTACGAACATCATCACCGGTCTCGAAAAAACCGACCCCGCAAAACTCGCCAGGCTGAAAGCCGAAGCCGACGCCATCCCGAACGGCAAGGGCATATTCTGGAAGATCGAGAAGGATGGCATCGCCCCCTCCTGGCTGCTCGGCACCATGCATGTCACCGATCCGCGCGTACTGGCGATGCCAACGGGTGCCGCCGATGCCTTCGCCACGGCATCGACCGTCATCATCGAATCGGACGAGATCATCGACGAGAAAAAGTCGGCCGCCGCCATCCTGATGCGGCCCGACCTCACCATGTTTGCCGATAACAAGACCATCAACGATTTTCTCAACCCTGAAGACCGCGAGCGGCTCGAACGCGGCCTCAAGGAGCGCGGCATACCGCTGACGCTGGTTGCCAAGATGAAGCCCTGGATGATTGCGAGCTTCGTCGCGCTGCCCGCCTGCGAGATGACCCGCAAGGCCGCCGGCGCATCCTTCCTCGACAAGAAGCTTGCCGAAGACGCCGTCAGCCACGGCAAGACGCTGAAGGGGCTTGAAACCCTCATCGAGCAGTTGGCCGCAATGGATTCGCTGCCGACCGAACTGCACCTGCGCGCCCTCATCGAGACGCTCGCCCTTGGCAAGACGATCGACGACGTGCTCGCCACCACCACCGACCTCTACCTCTCCGGCGACACCGGCATGATCATGCCGATGATGAAGGCCGTTTCTGAAGATGTGGCAAGCGAAGACGCCAGCTACGCCGACTTCGAACAGCGCATCATTATCGATCGCAACAAGACGATGGCGACGCGCGCCGAACCGATCCTCGGCAACGGCAACGCCTTCATGGCGGTCGGTGCCCTGCATCTTGCCGGCGACGAGGGCCTGGTCGAACTGCTTAAGCGCCAGGGCTTCTCCGTCACCCGCGCCAACTGA